A genomic window from Vigna radiata var. radiata cultivar VC1973A chromosome 2, Vradiata_ver6, whole genome shotgun sequence includes:
- the LOC106755766 gene encoding squamosa promoter-binding-like protein 3, whose translation MEPVVHTLLFCPSASYKLPLSLHCSKKLLPLCNTLLHTMERKRSLLERVRKNVEEELENELEEEDETGPSLTEEEKKRGLGSSNTGGGRRASTGAAAAASGGGVSPPSCQAERCGADLTDAKRYHRRHKVCEFHSKAPVVVVAGLRQRFCQQCSRFHDLAEFDESKRSCRRRLAGHNERRRKSNPEAANEGSKGHQHPKETTHCRIQMNLPGSSGYKSFNIR comes from the exons atgGAGCCTGTGGTCCACACCCTTCTTTTCTGCCCTTCTGCTTCCTATAAACTCCCTCTTTCACTTCATTGCTCCAAAAAACTTCTTCCTCTCTGCAACACCCTTTTGCACACAATGGAGAGGAAGAGATCACTGCTTGAAAGGGTCAGAAAGAATGTGGAAGAGGAACTGGAGAATGAACTGGAGGAGGAGGATGAAACTGGACCTTCTCTCactgaagaagagaaaaaaagagggCTTGGTAGCAGCAATACTGGTGGTGGGAGAAGAGCCTCAACTGgggctgctgctgctgcttctGGTGGAGGTGTTTCTCCACCTTCATGTCAAGCAGAGAGATGTGGTGCTGATTTGACTGATGCAAAGAGGTACCATCGCCGCCACAAGGTCTGTGAGTTTCACTCCAAAGCACCTGTTGTGGTGGTTGCAGGTCTCAGACAGAGGTTTTGCCAGCAATGTAGCAG GTTCCATGATTTGGCGGAGTTTGATGAGTCTAAGAGAAGCTGCCGGAGGCGGTTGGCCGGACACAATGAACGGCGCCGGAAAAGCAACCCTGAGGCTGCGAATGAGGGCAGCAAAGGCCATCAGCACCCTAAGGAAACAACACACTGCAGAATTCAGATGAACCTTCCAGGGAGTTCTGGCTACAAGTCTTTCAACATCAGATGA